A window of the Gemmatirosa kalamazoonensis genome harbors these coding sequences:
- a CDS encoding CPBP family glutamic-type intramembrane protease: MPRRALVVAALAAVCVAVTLALFDRAYPLVDVGLRLDREDAIARARTLAARDRLAPPAARAAARFESNDTLSTYVDLAAGGPDALRALVRGRELAVYTWAVRLFEPGSPRETVVRFAPDGRLVGVDRTLAQDERRPTVQDAVGRATADTTLARWGGGDPARWRFVSASYVTRPRSGRVDRTYTYERVAGGPGARVGAAPVRAEVTVTGDSVDATRAAPLGVRVYAEIPEAFLRRYGEMRSANDFLASLTIPAMGIFLVAAFAALVKLREHGIRWRPAAVLGAVVGVLFLAAGLDQIPGAWFDYDTATSPTTFVVQLTLEALTAGVGAGLFVAGVVAAAELLTRRAFPAHYDWWSYWRHRGAPPIARRVLGGYALATFGFAYVTLFYVATRALLGWWVPTGTLDDPNQIASPLPWATALGLATFAGTWEESIFRAVPLALLALWAARRAHRARWMASGIVVTALVFGFGHANYQSWPAYSRGAELFLEAALWAVLYVRVGLPTTIVAHALYDLTWFGLFSLHGSGAAYRVTFLVVLASLLAPALAVAQGWLVRRRALAAGAVLPDPPRLGDWRPAPPEDAPEPVPAEAPVGARSRAAPVVTRAALAIAVVGLLARVLWPRPTPLGPAFSAPAARAIAAADSAARAFGADPARLRRFVTTDGDAHGDVRRFLLRAEGRDAAARAVEVLATTYLPTSWWHVRYARTAGTVAERAEEWRVRVLPDGRVLDVVRVVPEARAGAAPSADSARAIARRALAGARIALVTLREADLEQTPRPARLDTRLEYDDPSARLPAGATARVRVVLAGDEAVSVRRLVRLPETFERAERERASRRALVLALAGIALFALVVGLILGALRRPLLADAPRLVDRRVGLALGAAAALASIGAWANGLPSILAAWPTEQPWTTYLAQAALSAAILGGATAVLVAALWTLTDALRRRTAIPFWPRPVERRVAALHGIALGIGVTTVQFAAARLAVVGWPVPRGTAAAELLPWAGGAIGVLPTALVAPTAAIVGLALAVVARRPAAWWSALALAAACAATMAGAGAERPVESAAVAVVALAAVVALARGFGATSGASWVFAALAATFAASLRGALGGETVADAISALLGAATAAGLAWVLWRACAVR, from the coding sequence ATGCCACGCCGCGCCCTGGTCGTCGCCGCGCTCGCCGCGGTCTGCGTCGCCGTCACGCTCGCCCTGTTCGACCGCGCCTACCCCCTCGTCGACGTCGGGCTGCGCCTCGACCGCGAAGACGCGATTGCGCGCGCACGCACCCTCGCGGCGCGCGACCGGCTCGCCCCGCCAGCCGCCCGCGCCGCGGCGCGCTTCGAGTCGAACGACACGCTCTCCACCTACGTCGACCTCGCGGCCGGCGGTCCCGATGCGCTCCGCGCGCTCGTGCGCGGCCGCGAGCTCGCCGTCTACACGTGGGCGGTGCGCCTGTTCGAGCCGGGCAGCCCGCGCGAGACGGTGGTGCGCTTCGCGCCCGACGGACGGCTCGTCGGCGTCGACCGCACGCTCGCCCAGGACGAGCGCCGCCCCACCGTGCAGGACGCCGTCGGCCGCGCCACCGCCGACACCACGCTCGCCCGCTGGGGCGGCGGCGACCCCGCGCGCTGGCGCTTCGTCTCCGCGAGCTACGTGACGCGGCCGAGGAGCGGGCGCGTGGACCGCACGTACACGTACGAGCGCGTCGCGGGCGGGCCGGGCGCGCGGGTGGGCGCGGCGCCGGTGCGCGCCGAGGTGACCGTGACGGGCGACAGCGTGGACGCCACGCGCGCCGCGCCGTTAGGCGTGCGCGTGTACGCGGAGATCCCCGAGGCGTTCCTCCGGCGCTACGGCGAGATGCGCTCGGCGAACGACTTCCTCGCGTCGCTCACGATCCCGGCGATGGGGATCTTCCTCGTCGCCGCGTTCGCCGCGCTCGTGAAGCTGCGCGAGCACGGCATCCGCTGGCGCCCCGCGGCGGTGCTCGGCGCGGTGGTCGGTGTGCTGTTCCTCGCCGCGGGGCTCGATCAGATCCCGGGCGCCTGGTTCGACTACGACACCGCGACGTCGCCGACGACGTTCGTCGTGCAGCTCACGCTCGAGGCGCTCACGGCCGGCGTCGGCGCGGGGCTGTTCGTCGCCGGGGTCGTCGCGGCGGCGGAGCTGCTCACGCGGCGCGCGTTCCCCGCGCACTACGACTGGTGGAGCTACTGGCGCCACCGCGGCGCCCCGCCGATCGCGCGCCGAGTGCTCGGCGGCTACGCGCTCGCCACGTTCGGCTTCGCGTACGTCACGCTGTTCTACGTCGCGACCCGCGCGCTGCTCGGCTGGTGGGTGCCCACCGGCACGCTCGACGACCCGAACCAGATCGCGTCGCCGCTGCCGTGGGCGACGGCGCTTGGCCTCGCCACGTTCGCCGGCACGTGGGAGGAGTCGATCTTCCGCGCCGTGCCGCTCGCGCTCCTCGCGCTGTGGGCCGCGCGTCGCGCGCACCGCGCACGGTGGATGGCGTCGGGCATCGTCGTCACCGCGCTCGTCTTCGGCTTCGGGCACGCGAACTACCAGTCGTGGCCCGCGTACTCGCGCGGCGCGGAGCTGTTCCTCGAGGCGGCGCTGTGGGCGGTGCTCTACGTGCGGGTCGGTCTGCCGACGACGATCGTCGCGCACGCGCTGTACGACCTCACGTGGTTCGGGCTGTTCTCGCTGCACGGCAGCGGCGCTGCGTACCGCGTGACGTTCCTCGTCGTCCTCGCCTCGCTGCTGGCGCCGGCGCTCGCCGTCGCGCAGGGATGGCTCGTGCGCCGCCGCGCGCTCGCCGCGGGCGCGGTGCTCCCCGATCCGCCGCGTCTCGGCGACTGGCGTCCGGCGCCGCCCGAGGATGCGCCCGAGCCGGTGCCGGCGGAGGCGCCCGTCGGTGCGCGGTCGCGCGCCGCGCCCGTGGTGACGCGAGCCGCGCTGGCGATCGCCGTCGTCGGCCTGCTCGCGCGCGTGCTCTGGCCCCGCCCGACGCCGTTAGGCCCCGCGTTCAGCGCGCCGGCCGCGCGCGCGATCGCGGCGGCCGATTCCGCGGCACGCGCGTTCGGCGCGGATCCGGCGCGACTGCGGCGCTTCGTCACCACCGATGGCGATGCCCACGGCGACGTGCGCCGCTTCCTGCTGCGCGCGGAGGGGCGCGACGCGGCGGCGCGCGCCGTCGAGGTGCTCGCGACGACGTACCTGCCGACGAGCTGGTGGCACGTGCGCTACGCGCGCACCGCGGGCACGGTCGCCGAGCGCGCGGAGGAGTGGCGCGTGCGCGTGCTCCCCGACGGGCGCGTGCTCGACGTCGTGCGGGTCGTGCCCGAGGCGCGCGCCGGCGCAGCGCCGTCCGCCGATTCCGCGCGCGCCATCGCCCGCCGTGCGCTCGCCGGCGCGCGCATCGCGTTGGTGACGCTCCGGGAGGCGGACCTGGAGCAGACGCCGCGCCCGGCGCGGCTCGACACGCGGCTGGAGTACGACGACCCGTCGGCGCGGCTGCCGGCGGGGGCGACGGCACGCGTGCGCGTGGTGCTCGCCGGCGACGAGGCGGTGTCCGTTAGGCGGCTGGTGCGGCTGCCGGAGACGTTCGAGCGTGCGGAGCGCGAGCGGGCGAGCCGACGCGCGCTCGTCCTCGCGCTCGCCGGCATCGCGCTGTTCGCGCTCGTCGTGGGGCTCATCCTCGGTGCGCTGCGCCGGCCGCTGCTCGCCGACGCGCCGCGCCTGGTCGACCGTCGCGTCGGCCTCGCGCTCGGCGCCGCCGCGGCGCTGGCGTCGATCGGCGCGTGGGCGAACGGACTCCCCTCGATACTCGCCGCGTGGCCGACCGAGCAGCCGTGGACGACGTACCTCGCGCAGGCCGCGCTGTCCGCGGCGATCCTCGGCGGCGCGACGGCGGTGCTCGTCGCCGCGCTGTGGACGCTCACCGACGCGCTGCGCCGCCGCACCGCGATCCCGTTCTGGCCGCGCCCCGTCGAGCGACGCGTCGCCGCGCTGCACGGCATCGCGTTGGGCATCGGCGTCACGACCGTGCAGTTCGCGGCGGCGCGGCTCGCCGTCGTCGGATGGCCCGTGCCGCGCGGCACCGCGGCGGCCGAGCTGCTGCCATGGGCCGGCGGTGCGATCGGCGTGCTGCCGACCGCGCTCGTCGCGCCCACCGCGGCGATCGTCGGCCTCGCGCTCGCCGTCGTCGCTCGACGCCCCGCCGCGTGGTGGAGCGCGCTCGCCCTCGCCGCGGCCTGCGCGGCGACCATGGCCGGCGCGGGTGCCGAGCGGCCGGTGGAGAGCGCCGCCGTCGCGGTCGTGGCCCTCGCCGCGGTGGTCGCGCTCGCGCGCGGGTTCGGCGCGACGAGCGGCGCGTCGTGGGTGTTCGCCGCGCTCGCCGCCACGTTCGCCGCATCGCTGCGCGGCGCGTTAGGCGGCGAGACGGTCGCCGATGCCATCTCCGCGCTGCTCGGCGCGGCGACGGCGGCGGGGCTCGCGTGGGTGCTCTGGCGGGCGTGTGCCGTGCGTTGA
- a CDS encoding glycoside hydrolase family 15 protein, whose amino-acid sequence MTARIEDYALIGDCETAALVSRTGSIDWLCWPRFDSGAVFAALLGRPENGRWHLAPADAGARSTRRYREGTLILETEFETADGAVTLVDFMPPRGTTSDLVRMVVGKRGRVAMHMELVLRFGYGALVPWVSRLPDGALRAIAGPDMVVLRTEVPVRGESLTTVADFEVGEGETRSFVLAYGPSHLDPPNHCEPQSALADTQTFWNDWDARCTYDGDWKEAVRRSLVTLKALTFRPTGGIVAAPTTSLPEQLGGTRNWDYRYCWLRDATLTLLALMGAGYYDEASAWRDWLLRAAAGSPSQLQIMYGIAGERHLIEWTAPWLPGYENSKPVRVGNAAHAQRQLDVYGEVLDALHQARQGGIASDADGWSLECALVKYVEQIWTQPDEGIWEVRGGPQHFTHSKVMAWVAVDRALKSAAQFHLEAPVDRWRTLRDAIHADVCRHGYDASLGSFVQAYGSHQLDASLLLLPIVGFLPPEDPRVRGTVAAIERRLLVDGGVVMRYDSEHTADGLPPGEGAFLACSFWLADNYVLQGRRDDACRLFERLLALRNDVGLLAEEWDPRTQRFTGNFPQAFPHVALVGTAMNLSRREEQPQKPVEQRAST is encoded by the coding sequence GTGACTGCCAGGATCGAAGACTACGCGCTCATCGGCGACTGCGAGACCGCTGCCCTCGTCTCGCGCACCGGCTCCATCGACTGGCTCTGCTGGCCGCGCTTCGATTCCGGCGCCGTGTTCGCCGCGCTGCTCGGCCGCCCCGAGAACGGGCGGTGGCACCTCGCGCCCGCCGACGCCGGCGCGCGCAGCACGCGCCGGTACCGCGAGGGGACGCTCATCCTGGAGACCGAGTTCGAGACCGCCGACGGCGCCGTCACGCTGGTCGACTTCATGCCGCCGCGCGGCACCACCTCCGACCTGGTCCGCATGGTCGTCGGCAAGCGCGGACGCGTGGCGATGCACATGGAGCTCGTGCTGCGCTTCGGCTACGGGGCGCTCGTGCCGTGGGTGAGCCGGCTCCCGGACGGTGCGCTGCGCGCCATCGCCGGCCCGGACATGGTCGTGCTGCGCACCGAGGTCCCGGTGCGCGGCGAGTCGCTCACCACGGTCGCTGACTTCGAGGTCGGCGAGGGCGAGACGCGGTCGTTCGTGCTCGCCTACGGGCCGTCGCATCTCGACCCGCCGAACCATTGCGAGCCGCAGTCGGCGCTCGCCGACACGCAGACGTTCTGGAACGACTGGGATGCGCGCTGCACCTACGACGGCGACTGGAAGGAGGCGGTGCGCCGGTCGCTCGTCACGCTGAAGGCGCTGACGTTCCGGCCGACGGGCGGCATCGTCGCCGCGCCGACGACGTCGCTCCCCGAGCAGCTCGGCGGCACGCGCAACTGGGACTACCGCTACTGCTGGCTGCGCGACGCGACGCTCACGCTGCTCGCGCTCATGGGCGCCGGCTACTACGACGAGGCATCGGCGTGGCGCGACTGGCTGCTGCGCGCGGCGGCGGGCAGCCCGTCGCAGCTGCAGATCATGTATGGCATCGCGGGCGAGCGGCACCTCATCGAGTGGACGGCGCCGTGGCTTCCCGGCTACGAGAACTCGAAGCCGGTGCGCGTCGGCAACGCGGCGCACGCGCAGCGGCAGCTCGACGTCTACGGCGAGGTGCTCGACGCGCTGCATCAGGCGCGGCAGGGCGGCATCGCGTCGGACGCCGACGGCTGGTCGCTCGAGTGCGCGCTCGTGAAGTACGTCGAGCAGATCTGGACGCAGCCCGACGAGGGGATCTGGGAAGTGCGCGGCGGGCCGCAGCACTTCACGCACTCGAAGGTGATGGCGTGGGTCGCGGTGGACCGCGCGCTGAAGAGCGCCGCGCAGTTCCATCTCGAAGCGCCGGTCGACCGGTGGCGCACGCTGCGCGACGCGATCCACGCCGACGTGTGCCGCCACGGCTACGATGCGTCGTTAGGCAGCTTCGTGCAGGCGTACGGCTCGCACCAGCTCGACGCGAGCCTGCTGCTGCTGCCGATCGTCGGCTTCCTGCCGCCGGAGGATCCGCGGGTGCGCGGCACGGTCGCGGCGATCGAGCGGCGGCTGCTCGTCGACGGCGGCGTCGTGATGCGCTACGACTCCGAGCACACCGCCGACGGGCTGCCGCCGGGCGAGGGCGCGTTCCTCGCGTGCAGCTTCTGGCTCGCCGACAACTACGTGCTGCAGGGGCGCCGCGACGACGCGTGCCGCCTGTTCGAGCGGCTGCTCGCGCTGCGCAACGACGTCGGCCTGCTGGCCGAGGAGTGGGACCCGCGCACGCAGCGCTTCACGGGCAACTTCCCGCAGGCGTTCCCGCACGTGGCGCTCGTCGGCACCGCGATGAACCTGTCGCGCCGCGAGGAGCAGCCGCAGAAGCCGGTGGAGCAGCGGGCGAGCACGTGA
- a CDS encoding four helix bundle protein: MDIRLPSLEQWLAGPRADVRGDPVWRLPAYQNALFAADVAWPDVLLLSKHPVTAPIAGQLYRALGSVGANLSEGYSRSSGRDRVRLYEYSLGSARESVVWYRLGLPLLGHEIVQHRQDTLERIIRMLLITIPRERHRNLGRDS, encoded by the coding sequence ATGGATATTCGCCTACCCTCGCTCGAGCAGTGGCTTGCCGGACCACGTGCCGATGTCCGCGGCGATCCGGTTTGGCGTCTTCCGGCATACCAGAACGCGCTCTTTGCCGCCGACGTCGCATGGCCCGACGTGTTGCTCCTCTCGAAACATCCAGTCACTGCGCCGATCGCAGGACAGCTTTACCGCGCACTCGGTTCAGTCGGTGCCAACCTGAGTGAGGGCTACAGTCGCAGCTCGGGTCGCGACCGCGTTCGGCTGTACGAGTACTCGCTCGGCTCGGCACGAGAGAGCGTCGTCTGGTATCGTCTCGGCCTGCCGCTACTCGGTCACGAGATCGTGCAGCATCGTCAGGACACGCTCGAGCGCATCATACGCATGCTGCTCATCACCATTCCGCGCGAGAGGCATCGCAACCTCGGCCGCGACTCGTGA
- a CDS encoding M28 family metallopeptidase, whose translation MSLPRRAATIALLALHSLAACAHPRAPAPVTATSPDITEADLRRRLFLIADDSLMGRETGSAGAYQAAEYIAAEFRRLGLEPAGENGTYFQTVPFWRAAIDATSRLDAGGVALTLGRDFVPASIGAAPRVLDGAPVVYGGPANDPARWISAEQAAGKVVVLDLPPGVSMRGLAFMTANWRDARAVALVALEQIGAETIARLREGRPVADTARNPRVVPVLWISRAAAGAMLGTSAPSAPGASGRALSGHFDIARTPVAFPARNVVAVLRGRDPSLRGEYVSLTAHNDHVGFDHSPVDHDSLRAFNTVVRPMGADSPPREPTAEEWRRIHTILDSLRRANRARPDSIRNGADDDGSGTVSILEIAERMARGTPEQRPRRSILFVSHTGEEAGLLGSRWFADHPTVPRDSIVAEIDQDMVGRGTVHDFPRGGTGAGGDAYLEVVGAKRLSRAFGEMVEAANARQPIPFVFDYTYDQPGHPLQYYCRADHYSYARYGIPSLAMSRGEHQDYHQVTDEAQYISYRDLARVSRLVYDAAGSIANADARPPLDAPKPDPNAPCRQ comes from the coding sequence ATGTCCCTGCCGCGCCGCGCCGCCACGATCGCGCTCCTCGCGCTTCACTCGCTCGCCGCTTGCGCGCACCCCCGCGCGCCCGCTCCTGTCACCGCGACGTCGCCGGACATCACCGAGGCCGATCTGCGGCGCCGCCTCTTCCTGATCGCCGACGACTCGCTGATGGGCCGCGAGACGGGCAGCGCGGGCGCGTACCAGGCCGCCGAGTACATCGCCGCGGAGTTCCGTCGGCTCGGGCTCGAGCCCGCCGGGGAGAACGGCACGTACTTCCAGACCGTCCCGTTCTGGCGCGCCGCGATCGACGCCACGTCGCGACTCGATGCTGGCGGCGTCGCGCTGACGTTAGGCCGCGACTTCGTGCCGGCGAGCATCGGCGCGGCGCCGCGCGTGCTCGACGGCGCGCCGGTCGTCTACGGCGGACCGGCGAACGATCCCGCGCGCTGGATCTCGGCCGAGCAGGCCGCGGGCAAGGTCGTCGTGCTCGACCTGCCGCCGGGCGTGTCGATGCGCGGCCTCGCATTCATGACCGCGAACTGGCGCGACGCGCGGGCCGTGGCGCTCGTCGCGCTGGAGCAGATCGGCGCCGAGACGATCGCCCGGCTGCGCGAGGGGCGCCCCGTGGCCGACACCGCGCGCAACCCGCGCGTGGTCCCCGTGCTCTGGATCTCGCGCGCCGCGGCGGGAGCGATGTTAGGCACCTCGGCGCCCTCGGCGCCGGGCGCATCCGGGCGCGCCCTCAGCGGCCACTTCGACATCGCGCGCACGCCCGTCGCGTTCCCGGCGCGCAACGTCGTCGCGGTGCTGCGCGGGCGCGACCCGTCGCTGCGCGGGGAGTACGTGTCGCTCACCGCGCACAACGACCACGTGGGGTTCGACCACAGCCCCGTCGACCACGACTCGCTGCGCGCGTTCAACACCGTGGTGCGACCGATGGGCGCCGACTCGCCGCCGCGCGAGCCGACGGCCGAGGAGTGGCGGCGCATCCACACGATCCTCGACAGCCTGCGTCGCGCGAACCGTGCGCGCCCCGACTCGATCCGCAACGGCGCCGACGACGACGGCTCCGGCACCGTGTCGATCCTCGAGATCGCCGAGCGCATGGCCCGCGGCACGCCGGAGCAGCGGCCGCGGCGGTCGATCCTGTTCGTGAGCCACACCGGCGAGGAGGCCGGTCTGCTCGGCTCGCGCTGGTTCGCCGATCATCCGACGGTGCCGCGCGACTCCATCGTGGCCGAGATCGACCAGGACATGGTGGGGCGGGGCACGGTGCACGACTTCCCGCGCGGCGGCACCGGCGCCGGCGGCGACGCGTACCTCGAGGTGGTCGGCGCGAAGCGGCTGTCGCGCGCGTTCGGCGAGATGGTGGAGGCGGCGAACGCGCGCCAGCCGATCCCGTTCGTGTTCGACTACACCTACGATCAGCCGGGGCATCCGCTGCAGTACTACTGCCGGGCGGACCACTACAGCTACGCGCGCTATGGCATCCCGTCGCTCGCGATGTCGCGCGGCGAGCACCAGGACTATCACCAGGTGACCGACGAGGCGCAGTACATCAGCTATCGCGACCTCGCCCGGGTGTCGCGCCTCGTGTACGACGCGGCGGGCTCCATCGCGAACGCCGACGCGCGCCCGCCGCTCGATGCGCCGAAGCCGGACCCGAATGCGCCGTGTCGGCAGTGA
- a CDS encoding extracellular catalytic domain type 1 short-chain-length polyhydroxyalkanoate depolymerase produces the protein MLVLLLALAAVPSARAAADVTTSTMATVRVNGIERRYRLHVPRGAPNEPLPLVVAFHAAGSSAERQERASGLSALADREGFVVVYPEGRARHWRADDGDERFVRAVVAEVERRVRIDPRRVYATGVSNGATMAERAGCAMSDLFAAIATVAGVYRVDATCAASQPVPVLAIHGARDRLAPVSAAEGWVASWTARNGCAPSPAAVQGPGVTTRAWGGCAAGADVVLDVLWTVGHGWPGDPSDPAVRASPLDATGAIWAFFEGHPMRE, from the coding sequence ATGCTCGTGCTCCTGCTCGCGCTCGCGGCCGTGCCGAGCGCCCGCGCCGCGGCCGACGTCACGACGTCGACGATGGCGACGGTGCGCGTGAACGGCATCGAGCGCCGCTACCGGCTGCACGTGCCGCGCGGGGCGCCTAACGAGCCGCTGCCGCTCGTCGTCGCGTTCCATGCCGCGGGGTCGAGCGCGGAGCGGCAGGAGCGGGCGAGCGGGCTCTCCGCGCTCGCCGACCGCGAGGGATTCGTCGTCGTGTACCCCGAGGGGCGCGCACGGCACTGGCGGGCCGACGACGGCGACGAGCGGTTCGTGCGCGCGGTCGTCGCCGAGGTCGAGCGGCGCGTGCGCATCGACCCGCGGCGCGTGTACGCGACCGGCGTGTCGAACGGCGCGACGATGGCCGAGCGTGCGGGGTGCGCGATGAGCGACCTGTTCGCCGCGATCGCGACCGTCGCCGGCGTCTACCGCGTCGACGCGACGTGCGCGGCGTCGCAGCCGGTGCCGGTGCTCGCGATCCACGGCGCGCGCGACCGGCTCGCGCCGGTGTCGGCGGCGGAGGGCTGGGTGGCCTCGTGGACCGCGCGCAATGGCTGCGCGCCGTCGCCGGCGGCGGTGCAGGGGCCGGGCGTGACGACGCGCGCGTGGGGCGGCTGCGCGGCCGGCGCCGACGTCGTGCTCGACGTGCTGTGGACCGTCGGCCACGGCTGGCCCGGCGACCCGTCCGACCCCGCCGTGCGCGCCTCGCCGCTCGACGCGACGGGCGCGATCTGGGCGTTCTTCGAGGGGCATCCGATGCGGGAGTGA
- a CDS encoding aldo/keto reductase, whose translation MTSTLPTTPTAAASGTFALGGDLPIHRLGYGAMQITGPGIWGMPADPEECLRVLRRLPELGVNFIDTANSYGPHVSEMLIADALHPYPEGLVIATKAGLERPGPGRWTPKGDPAYLRAECEGSLSRLKVERIDLFQLHRVDKDVPADEQFGLLAELVQEGKVRHVGLSEVTVEQIEAARRVVPIATVQNRYNLAERQSEDVLEYCQREGIGFIPWYPLLTGKLAQPGSTLARAAERLGATPAQVALAWLLKRSPVMLPIPGTSKVAHLDENVAAASLQLSADEVEALSREVGAA comes from the coding sequence ATGACTTCCACGTTGCCCACCACTCCGACCGCTGCAGCGAGCGGCACCTTCGCCCTCGGCGGCGACCTCCCGATCCACCGCCTCGGCTACGGCGCGATGCAGATCACCGGGCCCGGCATCTGGGGGATGCCGGCCGATCCGGAGGAATGCCTGCGCGTGCTGCGCCGCCTTCCCGAGCTCGGCGTCAACTTCATCGACACGGCGAACTCGTACGGCCCGCACGTGAGCGAGATGCTTATCGCCGACGCGCTGCACCCGTATCCCGAGGGGCTCGTCATCGCCACGAAGGCGGGGCTCGAGCGGCCGGGACCGGGGAGGTGGACGCCGAAGGGCGATCCGGCGTACCTGCGCGCGGAGTGCGAGGGGAGTCTCTCGCGTCTCAAGGTCGAGCGCATCGATCTGTTCCAGCTCCATCGCGTGGACAAGGACGTCCCCGCCGACGAGCAGTTCGGGCTGCTCGCGGAGCTCGTGCAGGAGGGGAAGGTGCGCCACGTCGGCCTGAGCGAGGTGACGGTGGAGCAGATCGAGGCGGCGCGCCGCGTGGTGCCGATCGCCACGGTGCAGAACCGCTACAACCTCGCCGAGCGGCAGTCGGAGGACGTGCTCGAGTACTGCCAGCGCGAGGGGATCGGGTTCATCCCGTGGTACCCGCTGCTCACCGGCAAGCTCGCGCAGCCCGGCAGCACGCTGGCGCGCGCCGCCGAACGGTTAGGCGCGACGCCGGCGCAGGTCGCGCTCGCGTGGCTGCTGAAGCGCTCGCCGGTGATGCTGCCGATCCCCGGCACGTCGAAGGTCGCGCACCTCGACGAGAACGTCGCCGCGGCGTCGCTGCAGTTGTCGGCCGACGAGGTCGAGGCGCTCTCGCGCGAGGTGGGCGCGGCGTGA
- a CDS encoding pyridoxal phosphate-dependent aminotransferase, translating into MPSHVLDHISLGKIVQIRERLLDAQAAGAKVYRFESGDPSFSVAPHILAALNDAAARGQTHYVATSGIPALRAAIRRKLERVNDIPLASDDAVFVTNGAMHGLFVTFEALLDPGDEVILPDPMWTEVAEHVRLAGGYAVGVPLHEGDGYVYDPDAVARHVTQRTKAIFVNTPHNPTGAVLDRERLRAILEIADRKGLWVVSDEAYEDVIYPPNAHHSAAAVARTVSRDLAERVVSVFSFSKSHAMSGLRVGYVATPSAQLQERLPKVLRCSINGVNSVAQWAATAALEGPRDHLEAMRAEYLVRRDILLGALKGIDGVRPFTPQGAFYLWVALDPSVYRRLGVGDANELSDTLASLGVGSAPGEAFGEHAKDAIRFAYSCDTTMVREGSAVLRALLTGERPLKPSADRGAVAATAG; encoded by the coding sequence ATGCCTTCCCACGTCCTCGACCACATCTCGCTCGGCAAGATCGTCCAGATCCGCGAACGTCTGCTCGACGCGCAGGCCGCCGGCGCGAAGGTGTACCGCTTCGAGTCCGGCGACCCGAGCTTCTCCGTCGCGCCGCACATCCTCGCCGCGCTGAACGACGCCGCGGCGCGCGGGCAGACGCACTACGTCGCCACCTCCGGCATCCCCGCGCTGCGCGCGGCGATCCGTCGGAAGCTCGAGCGCGTGAACGACATCCCGCTCGCGAGCGACGACGCGGTGTTCGTGACCAACGGCGCGATGCACGGGCTGTTCGTCACGTTCGAGGCGCTGCTCGATCCGGGCGACGAGGTGATCCTGCCGGATCCGATGTGGACCGAGGTCGCGGAGCACGTGCGCCTCGCCGGCGGCTACGCGGTCGGCGTGCCGCTGCACGAGGGCGACGGCTACGTGTACGATCCCGACGCCGTCGCGCGCCACGTGACGCAGCGCACGAAGGCGATCTTCGTGAACACGCCGCACAATCCGACGGGCGCGGTGCTCGATCGCGAGCGGCTGCGCGCGATCCTCGAGATCGCCGACCGCAAGGGGCTGTGGGTCGTGAGCGACGAGGCGTACGAGGACGTCATCTATCCGCCGAACGCGCACCACTCCGCCGCCGCCGTCGCGCGCACGGTGTCGCGCGACCTCGCCGAGCGCGTGGTGAGCGTGTTCTCGTTCTCGAAGAGCCACGCCATGAGCGGCCTGCGCGTCGGCTACGTCGCGACGCCGAGCGCGCAGCTGCAGGAGCGGCTGCCGAAGGTGCTCCGCTGCTCGATCAACGGCGTGAACTCCGTCGCGCAGTGGGCCGCCACCGCCGCGCTCGAGGGTCCGCGCGACCATCTGGAGGCGATGCGCGCCGAGTATCTCGTGCGGCGCGACATCCTGCTGGGCGCGCTCAAGGGCATCGACGGCGTGCGCCCGTTCACACCGCAGGGCGCGTTCTACCTCTGGGTCGCGCTCGACCCGTCGGTGTACCGCCGGCTCGGCGTCGGCGACGCGAACGAGCTGTCCGACACGCTCGCGTCGTTAGGCGTCGGCTCGGCACCGGGCGAGGCGTTCGGCGAGCACGCGAAGGACGCGATCCGCTTCGCGTACTCGTGTGACACGACGATGGTGCGCGAGGGATCGGCGGTGCTGCGCGCGCTGCTCACCGGCGAGCGTCCGCTGAAGCCGAGCGCCGACCGCGGGGCGGTCGCGGCGACGGCGGGATGA